The DNA region CGACGCGTATGGCCAGTTGGGGCGAGCTAGACCGGATTTGGGGATTTTTCCGGTTGATATAAGCTTCAAGCCCGTTTCAATAGCTGCAGGGCTTGGCCATTCTTTGGCTATATGCGAGCTTGATGAATCGGATAGTAGTGTGGGGACTACAAACATTGCTTCATGGGGTTGGAACCAGAGTTCTCAGCTTGGGAGGACAGGGCCTGGGAACCTACCCTCTTTGATTGATGCATTGGATGGGGAAAATCCTGTTTCAGTATCAGGAGGGCGTGTACATTCGGTTGCTCTCACAGCAAAAGGAGAAATGTGGGTCTGGGGCTCTGGCAAAAATGGCAGACTCGGATTGGCAAGTTCTGTTGACGAATTTGAGCCAATTCTTCTTGATACTTTAGAAGGTTTCCAAATTTTACAGGCCGTGTCAGGATTTGATCATAATCTGGTGCTAGTTGCTGGCTGATCTGGCGttgaagttttttatttttctgtgtGTTTGAGGTGGGGAGGAGAATAGATCAGACAAATAGAAAATAACATAGGACGAGGGAGGATAACATAGGTGCCTCTTTTAGGTTTAATCTTAACTGTGGAGTTTGGGGGCACTCCCTTTCCTGGGTCCAAATGTAAAATGTGCTGTTTTGTTTGTAAGTCTGTAGTCTTATATGTTGCTCAAGTTTAGACCTCATCGAGGAATTTCATACTAACCCTTGAGAGTTGGTGATTCATGTTTTCCATGATATATAGTTTGACTTGTATGAATAAGTGCACTAAATCATGTATAAAGGTGATGCTAGTAAGATCATTATGAGTTTATGATGATAAAACAATAGGGAGAAGCTGAGCTCTTCGCTCTTCAATGGTCTTGACCATGAAGTGTTTTGCAGAAGTGTTGGTCCAGATAGCTGGAGGGAATTGAAGAGACATGAGAAATGAAAATGCAATACTCACAGAAGTAACTAGAAAATACCGAATCAAATTTTGGAATTTCAATTTCTGGAAATCCTCTAAATCTTTCCACACATGGTTTTCCTCTTATTTTATCAATTGAAAACCTTCTGCAACTTTCACAGGAAGGCTGAATAGACAAAAACACACTAAAATCATTGAATGTTGTTCAATACAATTTCTGTGGCTATTTTTTCATGGATGACTTGGCTAGCAGGCTGGAAGGTCCTTTGGTGGTGGCAGAACAGATTGATCTTGTCCTGGTCCATTTTCGACAACGAAAGCTGTCTTCAACCCCCAACCAGTGTGCAACTCCAAATGACAATGAAAGAACCAAACACCTGTGCAACCACATAATACAAGAAAGTGTCATAATAGCAGAATAATTGTGTTATACACCATTCAACATTAGAGAACAACGCTTAATTTGTACAAGAGTTCATTGAAGGTTTCACTAGACGTACCTGGATTATCTGCCTGAAAACGAATTGCAGTCCAACCACCAGTAGGAACCCCAACTGTGTTCCTCTCGATAGGATCTACCAAGTTGTATTTTGCAGGATCTTTAGATGGATTGAAGTTACCAGTACCAGTTCCCACAACAAAAAAGTTATAGCCATGAAGATGGAATGGATGTGACTCAACTGAGAGGAGGTTAGTGTCCTGCAAAACTAACTCCACTGTAGAATTGAATGCAACCTTGCTAACTCTTGTGCCTGTTATAGTGGCAAGATTGGCGGTTAGCGGTGCACCAGTATAGTTGAAAGGAGTTGAAGGCCGATCAGGGAAATCAGTTCTGAAAACCCCCTTGTTATTGAAGTAGTGAGCTTGGAGAAGTGCTGTTTTTGGCATCACAAAAGTGACATTGTTTAACGAAGCAACCAAACGGGTTCCATTGATGCATGTGGGGCAAGAGTTCTTGCCTAAACTGATAGTGTAAAGGAGCTTCCGGTCAACTCTGAGGGGAACATTAGCAGGGTACTGAACAGAGTTCAAGCTTCTTATTTTCTTGTTGTAACTCAAAGCAAACCCTGTGTCATTGCTTGCAGGTAGATGAGGAAGAGAAGGGAGGACAGTGTTTGGGATGCCTCTGTATTGAAGTATAGCAGTGGCAGTTTTGTTGTCAACTGGGATCGGAGCATCCATGAAAGCCTTAGTGGCCATGAAGTATCTTCCTGAAACTTGGTTGGCTTGGACCAGAACATTTGTGGTCTGACCAGGTGCAATTAGTATAGCTTCAGTGGTGAATGGCTTTGTGTAAACAGCATCAACCTCCACCACTGTCATGTTGTGACCGGCAATGGCAAAGAATAGCTCATCATTGAGGGCAGCGTTGATGATTCTCAGGAGGTAAGTCTTCCCTTGTTCTACCTCCATTGCATATGTGTCtgaaaattgaaacaaaattGCACTTTAAACATAGATTTTACTCTCTTGAAAGCTGAAACTATAACCAAATGATTGCAATTTTCCTTACGCTTTTCAGAACATGGAAATAATGGTCCTGGTTTCCCGTTAATCGTATGTGCATCTGACATGTTTGGTGGCAACCCCATTTTGTTCCCTTGCTTTTCAATCTCTTCCACATCATTGTTCCACCATTCACCTATCTCATGCACAAACAATTAGTACTTTATAGCAAATCTCTTACTTTTTAGCTTTTATGGTTAGACACTTTTAAGTATTCTTGATAATCAAACTGACCTAGGAGGACTTCAAATTCTCTGTCCGGCTGTGGGAATGGAAATGGTGTTCCAGGTTTAGGCATGATTACTATTGCACCATACACAGTGGCCCTCAGCCAGAGAATGTGTGCATGCCACCACAGTGTTCCTCTCTGCCCAGTAACGTTGAAGTTATAAGTATAGCTGCTTCCGGTCTGTATCGGACATTGTGTGATATAAGCTGGTCCATCCGCCCAACCATTACGATATTGTTTAAGTCCATGCCTATAATAACCATATGGTTGTGAGAAAAACATATATATGCTAAAAGGCATCAAAAACTTCACCTACATATGTATTTGATTTATGAAATTGGGCTAAACCTACCAATGAATAGACATGTTGTATTGTGCATGGTTGGTGACATTAATCAGCACAGTATCCCCTTCCCTAACATATATAGTTGGCCCTGGGAACCTCCCATTTACTGTTACAATGGGTTTTGCATGGCAAAGTCTGCTCACATTCGTCACTTGAACCTGTAGAAAGAACAAAATGCTATATCAAGGGAACTTTGCAAAGCTAGTTAGTTAAGCATGCTTGATTTTGATAAATGATTCAATATAACTCACATCAAACTGGTATTTCTTTATGGCAGCTTCAGATGAAGAAGACATCAAGCCAATAAAGACAAAGAAGAGAAAGGTTAAGACAGACATGAAACAGCCCAACCTTGCCATTCTGTTTGATGTCAAACTTCTGTAAGCTCTAACTTACTATCTTAGATTCTGCTTATGGATGCAAGCAATGGTGTTGGAGTATTTATATGAATGGTGGGAAGGTAAGATGGGCTATCAGTTTGTTGCATGAAGGATAAAAAAAACCTGAGGCTGATTTGGTGGTGCAGTAATGAGCTGTACATGAAAGCTTGTATGCCAAATACTGATAAGTTTTTTGAAGGCCTTGTGTTTTGTAGAAGCTGAGATTTCTAATGAAACAATATTTAGACAAGTCATAATTGTTTATACAAAATTTCAACATTTGACCTGAAAGTGAGAGGTATATGAAACCAAACCAACCTTAATATACACTGGCTAGGCTTTATCTTTAAGGGGAAGTAATGGCTTAGGGGTGAGTCCTAATGCAAAGAATTATGTGTGTTGCCGCGTTCAAATGGAAGGTTCCCTTTCCAGAAAATAGCTTACCATCCATCAGAAATGTTTATTTCAGTTAATGCTGCGATGCCATAATAGTAAAATCCCTTTGCTGAGAGCTGCAAGCTCTTAATTAGTGTTACCATGATTCTCTCCAATCAATAATTTTGGTAGAAAGTTTGTTGcttacaattaattaattatttctaccaaatcttTTGCTTGGTTTAGGCCTTGCACGT from Lotus japonicus ecotype B-129 chromosome 2, LjGifu_v1.2 includes:
- the LOC130740711 gene encoding laccase-11-like; this translates as MARLGCFMSVLTFLFFVFIGLMSSSSEAAIKKYQFDVQVTNVSRLCHAKPIVTVNGRFPGPTIYVREGDTVLINVTNHAQYNMSIHWHGLKQYRNGWADGPAYITQCPIQTGSSYTYNFNVTGQRGTLWWHAHILWLRATVYGAIVIMPKPGTPFPFPQPDREFEVLLGEWWNNDVEEIEKQGNKMGLPPNMSDAHTINGKPGPLFPCSEKHTYAMEVEQGKTYLLRIINAALNDELFFAIAGHNMTVVEVDAVYTKPFTTEAILIAPGQTTNVLVQANQVSGRYFMATKAFMDAPIPVDNKTATAILQYRGIPNTVLPSLPHLPASNDTGFALSYNKKIRSLNSVQYPANVPLRVDRKLLYTISLGKNSCPTCINGTRLVASLNNVTFVMPKTALLQAHYFNNKGVFRTDFPDRPSTPFNYTGAPLTANLATITGTRVSKVAFNSTVELVLQDTNLLSVESHPFHLHGYNFFVVGTGTGNFNPSKDPAKYNLVDPIERNTVGVPTGGWTAIRFQADNPGVWFFHCHLELHTGWGLKTAFVVENGPGQDQSVLPPPKDLPAC